One Lysobacter enzymogenes DNA segment encodes these proteins:
- a CDS encoding DUF4097 family beta strand repeat-containing protein — protein sequence MMSAAFRHRSALRACSGSLLALALGAALPAFASTPINESRPLDGLGSVEIDNVKGSIQVRVWDRPEVKIEGELGDGVERLQIEGDRQQLSIKVRYPNRGSGIGFLAGGDKSEPTDLRITVPLRAKLDIDAVSADVDVTGVASRELKIESVSGDVIVAGAPREAEIESVSGDLRLTLNSPKVSAQTVSGDLDLRGRLSGEVSVESVSGRVELAAHESRLYKISGESVSGDLRIDAALADGGEIGLKTVSGDVRLRLPRGLSAVVRGESFSGDLRAPDAQIQRPKHGPGSSFEQRYGSGAGRVRMETFSGDASLDLN from the coding sequence ATGATGTCCGCCGCCTTCCGCCACCGCAGCGCCCTGCGCGCCTGCTCCGGCAGCCTGCTGGCCCTCGCCCTGGGCGCCGCGCTGCCGGCCTTCGCTTCCACTCCGATCAACGAAAGCCGGCCGCTCGACGGGCTCGGCAGCGTCGAGATCGACAACGTCAAGGGCTCGATCCAGGTCCGCGTCTGGGACCGTCCCGAGGTCAAGATCGAAGGCGAGCTCGGCGACGGCGTGGAGCGGCTGCAGATCGAAGGCGATCGCCAGCAGTTGTCGATCAAGGTGCGCTATCCCAACCGCGGCAGCGGCATCGGCTTCCTCGCCGGCGGCGACAAGAGCGAGCCGACCGACCTGCGCATCACCGTGCCGCTGCGCGCGAAGCTCGACATCGACGCGGTCTCGGCCGACGTCGACGTCACCGGCGTGGCCTCGCGCGAGCTCAAGATCGAAAGCGTCAGCGGCGACGTGATCGTGGCCGGCGCGCCGCGCGAGGCCGAGATCGAGAGCGTCAGCGGCGACCTGCGGCTGACCCTCAACAGCCCCAAGGTCTCGGCGCAGACGGTCAGCGGCGACCTCGACCTGCGCGGCCGCCTCAGCGGCGAGGTCTCGGTGGAGTCGGTGTCGGGACGGGTCGAACTCGCGGCGCACGAATCGCGCTTGTACAAGATTTCCGGCGAATCGGTGTCCGGCGACCTGCGCATCGACGCGGCCCTCGCCGACGGCGGCGAGATCGGCCTGAAGACGGTCAGCGGCGATGTCCGCCTGCGCTTGCCGCGCGGCCTGTCGGCGGTGGTGCGCGGGGAGAGCTTCAGCGGCGACCTGCGCGCGCCGGACGCGCAGATCCAGCGGCCCAAGCACGGCCCGGGTTCGAGCTTCGAGCAGCGCTACGGCAGCGGCGCCGGCCGGGTGCGGATGGAAACCTTCTCCGGCGATGCGAGTCTGGATCTGAACTGA
- a CDS encoding IS30 family transposase — protein MGQQYSHLSAEERGAIMVLIAQGASGRQIAQTLGRAQSTIARELRRNGFRSHSGPPLRGRPRFDPGYDATRAGRRAQRLRRRARVRRKLRRDTVLWRRVRYWLERCWSPQQIADKLRDLYPDRPWLRVSHETIYTAIYAMPRGELRRQVTRLLRQGRKSGRRTRQGSDARGHLPDLPNIRLRPPAAHERLMPGHWEGDLIVGAHNRSAIGVLVCRRTLYVKLVKLADATAHTVLEAFSSAFEGVPESLKKTLTYDQGKEMASHRQLSERTGLAIYFADPHSPWQRGTCENTNGLLRQYFPKGTDLLVHSAQRLKEVAWEMNNRPRRSLGRRSPVEVLYEELKNPRAQGDALGP, from the coding sequence ATGGGCCAGCAGTATTCACATCTGAGCGCAGAAGAGCGCGGGGCCATCATGGTCTTGATCGCCCAAGGGGCGAGCGGACGGCAAATCGCCCAGACGTTGGGTCGGGCGCAAAGCACCATCGCTCGCGAGTTGCGCCGTAATGGGTTTCGGTCCCATTCGGGGCCGCCGCTGCGCGGACGCCCCCGTTTCGATCCTGGCTACGATGCGACTCGGGCGGGCCGGCGGGCCCAGCGACTGCGGCGACGGGCGCGGGTGCGCCGCAAGCTGCGACGCGACACCGTGCTGTGGCGACGCGTGCGCTATTGGCTGGAACGGTGCTGGTCGCCGCAACAGATTGCCGACAAACTGCGCGATCTATACCCGGACCGGCCCTGGCTGCGCGTGTCGCACGAAACGATCTATACCGCGATTTATGCGATGCCGCGCGGCGAATTGCGCCGCCAGGTGACCCGTCTGCTGCGGCAGGGGCGCAAGTCCGGCCGCCGCACGCGTCAGGGAAGCGACGCCCGCGGCCATCTGCCGGATCTACCCAACATCCGCCTGCGGCCGCCGGCGGCGCATGAGCGCCTGATGCCGGGGCATTGGGAGGGCGACCTGATCGTGGGCGCGCACAATCGCTCGGCGATCGGGGTGCTGGTCTGCCGCCGCACCTTGTACGTCAAGTTGGTCAAGCTCGCCGACGCGACCGCGCACACGGTGCTGGAGGCCTTCAGCTCGGCGTTCGAAGGCGTGCCGGAAAGTTTGAAGAAGACCTTGACCTACGACCAGGGCAAGGAAATGGCATCGCATCGGCAGTTGAGCGAACGCACTGGTTTAGCGATCTACTTCGCCGACCCCCATAGCCCGTGGCAACGCGGAACCTGCGAAAACACCAACGGCTTGTTGCGGCAATACTTTCCCAAGGGCACCGATCTGTTGGTGCATTCTGCGCAGCGCCTCAAAGAGGTGGCGTGGGAAATGAACAACCGCCCCCGTCGTAGCCTGGGCAGGCGCTCGCCCGTCGAGGTGCTCTATGAGGAACTCAAAAACCCGCGGGCGCAGGGTGATGCACTTGGACCTTGA
- a CDS encoding phosphoenolpyruvate carboxykinase (GTP), protein MPGSAGSALPALNQWVAQVAALTRPDTIQWCDGSDAEYQALLQRMLADGTLETLNQDTHPGSYLHRSHPEDVARVEHLTFVCTNEREDAGPNNHWMAPREGHAKMDALFEGCMKGRTMYVIPYCMGPIDSPLARCGVEITDSPYVVANMRTMTRMGAAALKRIESGDSFVRGLHSIGELDPERRFIMHFPDELAIKSFGSGYGGNALLGKKCHALRIASHQARHEGWLAEHMLIVGIENPQGETHYVAAAFPSACGKTNLAMLIPPEGYRRDGWKVWTVGDDICWMRPGADGRLYAINPEAGYFGVAPGTSAKSNPNALASIQTNTIFTNVGVTADHQPWWEGLDNGQTPVTDWRGNAFDAAKGPAAHPNARFTVSARQCPSYSPEAENPAGVPISAIVFGGRRASLVPLVFEARDWTHGVLIGAAMGSETTAAATGAVGVMRRDPMAMKPFCGYNFADYFAHWLSFDQAGAKLPKVFHVNWFRKGDDGKFLWPGFGDNLRVLEWMIGRVKGEAGAADTPIGHLPKASDLNLDGVALSDEAQAKLFGFDPTGWSAEFDSIGEYLREYGPRMPQALHDEQQRIAAALKG, encoded by the coding sequence GTGCCGGGGAGCGCGGGCAGCGCGTTGCCGGCGCTCAACCAGTGGGTGGCGCAGGTCGCCGCGCTGACCCGTCCGGACACGATCCAGTGGTGCGACGGCAGCGACGCCGAGTACCAGGCGTTGCTGCAGCGGATGCTGGCCGACGGCACCCTGGAGACCTTGAACCAGGACACCCATCCGGGCAGCTACCTGCACCGTTCGCATCCGGAGGATGTGGCGCGGGTGGAGCACCTGACCTTCGTGTGCACCAACGAGCGCGAAGACGCCGGCCCGAACAACCACTGGATGGCGCCGCGCGAAGGCCACGCCAAGATGGACGCGCTGTTCGAAGGCTGCATGAAGGGACGCACGATGTACGTGATCCCGTATTGCATGGGGCCGATCGATTCGCCGCTGGCGCGTTGCGGCGTGGAAATCACCGATTCGCCGTACGTGGTCGCCAACATGCGCACGATGACGCGCATGGGCGCCGCGGCGCTCAAGCGCATCGAGAGCGGCGACTCGTTCGTGCGCGGCCTGCATTCGATCGGCGAGCTCGATCCCGAGCGCCGCTTCATCATGCATTTCCCCGACGAGCTGGCGATCAAGTCGTTCGGCTCGGGCTACGGCGGCAACGCCCTGCTCGGCAAGAAGTGCCACGCGCTGCGCATCGCCTCGCACCAGGCCCGCCACGAAGGCTGGCTGGCCGAGCACATGCTGATCGTCGGCATCGAGAACCCGCAGGGCGAGACCCATTACGTCGCCGCCGCGTTCCCGTCGGCCTGCGGCAAGACCAACCTGGCGATGCTGATTCCGCCGGAAGGCTATCGCCGCGATGGCTGGAAGGTGTGGACGGTCGGCGACGACATCTGCTGGATGCGTCCGGGCGCCGACGGCCGGCTGTACGCGATCAATCCCGAGGCCGGTTACTTCGGCGTCGCGCCGGGCACCTCGGCCAAGTCGAACCCGAACGCGCTGGCCTCGATCCAGACCAACACCATCTTCACCAACGTCGGCGTCACCGCCGACCACCAGCCGTGGTGGGAAGGCCTGGACAACGGCCAGACCCCGGTCACCGACTGGCGCGGCAACGCGTTCGACGCCGCCAAGGGTCCGGCCGCGCATCCCAACGCGCGCTTCACCGTCTCGGCCAGGCAGTGCCCGAGCTATTCGCCGGAAGCGGAGAACCCGGCCGGCGTGCCGATCTCGGCGATCGTGTTCGGCGGCCGCCGCGCCTCGCTGGTGCCGCTGGTGTTCGAGGCCCGCGACTGGACCCACGGCGTGCTGATCGGCGCGGCGATGGGCTCGGAAACCACCGCCGCCGCGACCGGCGCGGTCGGGGTGATGCGCCGCGATCCGATGGCGATGAAGCCGTTCTGCGGCTACAACTTCGCCGACTACTTCGCCCACTGGCTGTCGTTCGACCAGGCCGGCGCGAAGCTGCCGAAGGTGTTCCACGTCAACTGGTTCCGCAAGGGCGACGACGGCAAGTTCCTGTGGCCGGGCTTCGGCGACAACCTGCGCGTGCTGGAGTGGATGATCGGCCGGGTCAAGGGCGAGGCCGGCGCGGCCGACACTCCGATCGGCCACCTGCCCAAGGCGTCCGACCTCAACCTCGACGGCGTCGCGCTCAGCGACGAGGCCCAGGCCAAGCTGTTCGGCTTCGACCCGACCGGTTGGAGCGCCGAGTTCGACAGCATCGGCGAGTACCTGCGCGAGTACGGCCCGCGCATGCCGCAGGCGCTGCACGACGAGCAGCAGCGCATCGCGGCGGCGTTGAAAGGCTAA
- a CDS encoding RNA polymerase sigma factor yields MLTAVNDTMPDAAPALDADADQELVAQAAAGGVAAFEALYRRHASRVHGVIARLVGYHGARAEDLTQEAFVRAWQALPNFRFESAFGTWLHRLAVNTALMELRGRRGRPFEDSDEDVFDTIGSADSAGHVTALSMDLERAVASLPPRARAVLVLYDVEGWKHEEIAAELGMAVGSSKAQLHRARSLLRARLGEQA; encoded by the coding sequence ATGCTGACCGCCGTGAACGACACCATGCCCGACGCCGCCCCCGCGCTCGACGCCGACGCCGACCAGGAACTGGTCGCGCAGGCCGCCGCCGGCGGCGTCGCCGCCTTCGAGGCGCTGTACCGGCGCCACGCCAGCCGCGTGCACGGCGTGATCGCGCGCCTGGTCGGCTACCACGGTGCCCGCGCCGAGGACCTGACCCAGGAAGCCTTCGTCCGCGCCTGGCAGGCGCTGCCGAACTTCCGCTTCGAATCGGCCTTCGGCACCTGGCTGCACCGGCTGGCGGTCAACACCGCGCTGATGGAGCTGCGCGGCCGCCGCGGCCGTCCGTTCGAGGACAGCGACGAGGACGTGTTCGACACGATCGGCAGCGCCGATTCGGCCGGCCACGTCACCGCCCTGTCGATGGACCTGGAACGCGCCGTCGCCAGCCTGCCGCCGCGCGCCCGCGCGGTGTTGGTGCTGTACGACGTGGAAGGCTGGAAGCACGAGGAGATCGCGGCCGAACTCGGCATGGCGGTCGGCAGTTCCAAGGCGCAATTGCATCGCGCGCGCAGCCTGCTGCGCGCCCGGCTCGGAGAACAGGCATGA
- a CDS encoding acyl-CoA dehydrogenase: MSIAIPFLAFLLIGAIAAYHRLRLPVWAALTATALVACWLLGANPTATIVAAALVALIALPLLIPAIRLPLITKPLLGFYTKILPPLSETERTALEAGTVGFEGELFSGKPDWQQLLSQPKPVLTAEEQAFLDGPTEELCKMTNDWQITHVDADLSPQLWDYIKKNKFFGLNIPKEYGGLGFSALANHKVIQKLASMSSVVSSTVGVPNSLGPAELLMHYGTQEQKDHYLPRLADGREVPCFGLTGPWAGSDATSIPDYGIVTMGEWNGARVVGVKLTFDKRYITLAPVATLIGLAFRMYDPDGLIGDKRDIGITLALVPRDTAGVEVGRRHFPLNCTFQNGPIHGKEVFIPLSQLIGGEAYAGKGWQMLVECLSIGRSITLPSSGSGGAKMGAVVTGAYARIRKQFGLSVGRFEGVEEALARIAGHAYAVSALSQATAAAVARGENPAVPSTIAKYHCTDMARDVAKDVMDIHGGKGIILGPKNYAGRNWQAVPIMITVEGANIMTRSLMIFGQGAILCHPWVLKEMKAAMLPDKKQALREFDQNLFGHIGFAISNAVRSLWYGLTASRIGAAPGDTYTRRYYRKLNRYSATLALMADTSMLLLGGKLKFKESLSGRLGDVLSQLYIASSMLKRYEDEGRPVGDQPLLAWAFHDAVHKIELALSGALRNFPIRPVGYLLWALIFPWGRRAQAPSDRLGHRAAALLMSPNDARDRLAEGVFLTPCANNPAGRINSYLQKVILAEPVERKFLKALKNSDIQALDFAGQLDEGVREGWITAEERKQLEELREMTIDAISVDDFDAAELRSAGYKPYPQDSAGRGDTRAAA; the protein is encoded by the coding sequence ATGAGTATCGCGATCCCCTTCCTCGCCTTCCTGCTTATCGGCGCGATCGCCGCCTACCACCGGCTGCGATTGCCGGTGTGGGCCGCGCTGACCGCGACCGCGCTGGTCGCCTGCTGGCTGCTCGGCGCCAACCCGACCGCGACCATCGTCGCCGCGGCGCTGGTCGCGCTGATCGCGCTGCCGCTGCTGATCCCGGCGATCCGCCTGCCGCTGATCACCAAGCCGCTGCTGGGCTTCTACACCAAGATCCTGCCGCCGCTGTCGGAAACCGAGCGCACCGCGCTGGAGGCCGGCACGGTCGGCTTCGAAGGCGAGCTGTTCTCGGGCAAGCCCGACTGGCAGCAGCTGCTGAGCCAGCCCAAGCCGGTGCTGACCGCCGAGGAACAGGCCTTCCTCGACGGCCCGACCGAAGAGCTGTGCAAGATGACCAACGATTGGCAGATCACCCACGTGGACGCCGATCTGTCGCCGCAACTGTGGGACTACATCAAGAAGAACAAGTTCTTCGGCCTCAACATCCCGAAGGAATACGGCGGCCTGGGCTTCAGCGCGCTGGCCAACCACAAGGTCATCCAGAAGCTGGCGTCGATGTCGAGCGTGGTCAGCTCGACCGTCGGCGTGCCGAACTCGCTGGGCCCGGCCGAGCTGCTGATGCACTACGGCACCCAGGAGCAGAAGGACCATTACCTGCCGCGCCTGGCCGACGGCCGCGAAGTGCCCTGCTTCGGCCTGACCGGCCCATGGGCGGGTTCGGACGCGACCTCGATCCCGGACTACGGCATCGTCACCATGGGCGAGTGGAACGGCGCGCGCGTGGTCGGCGTCAAGCTGACCTTCGACAAGCGCTACATCACCCTGGCCCCGGTCGCCACGCTGATCGGCCTGGCGTTCCGCATGTACGACCCGGACGGCCTGATCGGCGACAAGCGCGACATCGGCATCACCCTGGCGCTGGTGCCGCGCGACACCGCCGGCGTCGAAGTCGGCCGCCGCCACTTCCCGCTCAACTGCACCTTCCAGAACGGCCCGATCCACGGCAAGGAAGTCTTCATTCCGCTGAGCCAGCTGATCGGCGGCGAAGCCTACGCCGGCAAGGGCTGGCAGATGCTGGTCGAATGCCTGTCGATCGGCCGCTCGATCACCCTGCCCTCGTCCGGCAGCGGCGGCGCCAAGATGGGCGCGGTCGTCACCGGCGCGTACGCGCGCATCCGCAAGCAGTTCGGCCTGTCGGTCGGCCGCTTCGAAGGCGTCGAGGAAGCGCTGGCGCGCATCGCCGGCCACGCCTACGCGGTCAGCGCGCTGTCGCAGGCCACCGCCGCGGCGGTCGCGCGCGGCGAAAACCCGGCCGTGCCCTCGACCATCGCCAAGTACCACTGCACCGACATGGCCCGCGACGTGGCCAAGGACGTGATGGACATCCACGGCGGCAAGGGCATCATCCTCGGCCCGAAGAACTACGCCGGCCGCAACTGGCAGGCGGTGCCGATCATGATCACGGTGGAAGGCGCGAACATCATGACGCGCTCGCTGATGATCTTCGGCCAGGGCGCGATCCTGTGCCACCCGTGGGTGCTCAAGGAAATGAAGGCGGCGATGCTGCCCGACAAGAAGCAGGCGCTGCGCGAGTTCGACCAGAACCTGTTCGGCCACATCGGCTTCGCCATCTCCAACGCGGTGCGCAGCCTGTGGTACGGCCTAACCGCCTCGCGCATCGGCGCCGCCCCGGGCGACACTTACACCCGCCGCTACTACCGCAAGCTCAACCGCTACTCGGCCACGCTGGCGCTGATGGCCGACACCTCGATGCTGCTGCTCGGCGGCAAGCTCAAGTTCAAGGAATCGCTGTCGGGCCGCCTGGGCGACGTGCTGAGCCAGCTCTACATCGCCAGCTCGATGCTCAAGCGCTATGAGGACGAAGGCCGTCCGGTCGGCGACCAGCCGCTACTGGCCTGGGCCTTCCACGACGCCGTGCACAAGATCGAGCTGGCGCTGTCGGGCGCGCTGCGCAACTTCCCGATCCGTCCGGTCGGCTACCTGCTGTGGGCGCTGATCTTCCCCTGGGGCCGTCGCGCGCAGGCGCCGAGCGACCGCCTCGGCCACCGCGCCGCGGCGCTGCTGATGTCGCCCAACGACGCCCGCGACCGCCTCGCCGAAGGCGTGTTCCTGACCCCGTGCGCGAACAACCCGGCCGGCCGCATCAACAGCTACCTGCAGAAGGTGATCCTGGCCGAGCCGGTCGAGCGCAAGTTCCTCAAGGCGCTGAAGAACAGCGACAT
- a CDS encoding TetR/AcrR family transcriptional regulator gives MNQPASNKPEPALDTASADAKSSAPSASAKSEGKADAKPERSGRLSADDWAQAALDLIAEQGVAAVAVEPLARRLGVTKGSFYWHFPSRDALLVAALERWEKVEQETVFGQLEPIPDPRQRLRSLFHLVAHEVKSHIIYSELLKALDHPAVQPVIGRVSERRLDYLTASFRQAGLSRTDAQHRARLLYAAYVGFLQLNLQLHQTRMQHDEFEAYVEHMMATLIPSS, from the coding sequence ATGAACCAGCCCGCCTCGAACAAGCCTGAGCCCGCGCTCGACACCGCGTCCGCCGACGCCAAGTCCTCCGCGCCGTCCGCTTCCGCCAAGAGCGAGGGCAAGGCCGACGCCAAGCCCGAACGCAGCGGACGCCTGAGCGCCGACGACTGGGCGCAGGCCGCGCTCGACCTGATCGCCGAACAAGGCGTCGCCGCGGTCGCGGTGGAACCGCTGGCGCGCCGCCTCGGCGTGACCAAGGGCAGTTTCTACTGGCACTTCCCTTCGCGCGACGCGTTGCTGGTCGCGGCGCTGGAGCGCTGGGAAAAGGTCGAACAGGAAACCGTGTTCGGCCAGCTCGAACCGATCCCCGATCCTCGCCAGCGCCTGCGCTCGCTGTTCCACCTCGTCGCCCACGAGGTCAAGTCGCACATCATCTATTCCGAGTTGTTGAAGGCGCTGGACCATCCGGCCGTGCAGCCGGTGATCGGCCGCGTGTCGGAACGCCGCCTGGACTATCTCACCGCTTCGTTCCGCCAGGCCGGCCTGAGCCGCACCGACGCGCAGCACCGCGCGCGCCTGCTCTACGCCGCCTACGTCGGCTTCCTGCAGCTCAACCTGCAGCTGCACCAGACCCGCATGCAACACGACGAGTTCGAGGCCTATGTCGAACACATGATGGCCACGCTGATTCCCTCGTCGTAA
- a CDS encoding aspartyl/asparaginyl beta-hydroxylase domain-containing protein, whose protein sequence is MSEQVNQLVQAAGLASRAGRWQEAERLWQQVRALAPQHPQALYSLGVHALQRGDAQGAIELLQAAHRAAPRDPMILLSIGMVERERGNLQAESEAIQAALALDPYFLAGLLAKASWLERQGQARAAAQAWRNALTVAPPQPHWPDMLRSQLEHAQRKVEEYRDEFAAFLEHRVGGTREALEFGARGRWQEAASIMVGRSTPYLSQSNQLCVPRLPAIPFFEREQFAWAPELESRTHDILREMRQALRDEQAEFTPYIEYQPGDPVNQWRELNHSRRWSTYKLWSYSQPVDAHLARCPATRAALEAVDMADIADVCPNAMFSALAPHTHIPPHHGETNARLVAHLPLIVPEKCSYRVGFERREWKVGETLIFDDSIEHEARNDSDDLRVVLIFDVWNPLLSLAERAMVDAMMAAHREFLAGAQR, encoded by the coding sequence TTGAGCGAACAGGTCAACCAACTGGTCCAGGCCGCCGGCCTGGCCTCGCGCGCGGGCCGCTGGCAGGAGGCCGAGCGGCTGTGGCAGCAGGTGCGCGCGCTCGCGCCGCAGCACCCGCAGGCGCTTTACAGCCTCGGCGTCCACGCGCTGCAGCGCGGCGACGCCCAGGGCGCGATCGAACTGCTGCAGGCGGCGCATCGCGCCGCGCCGCGGGATCCGATGATCCTGCTGTCGATCGGCATGGTCGAGCGCGAACGCGGCAACCTCCAGGCCGAATCCGAGGCGATCCAGGCCGCGCTGGCGCTGGATCCGTACTTCCTCGCCGGCCTGCTGGCCAAGGCCTCGTGGCTGGAGCGCCAGGGCCAGGCGCGCGCGGCCGCGCAGGCCTGGCGCAACGCGCTGACGGTGGCGCCGCCGCAGCCGCATTGGCCGGACATGCTGCGCTCGCAGCTCGAACACGCGCAGCGTAAGGTCGAGGAATACCGCGACGAGTTCGCCGCGTTCCTGGAGCACCGCGTCGGCGGCACGCGCGAGGCGCTGGAATTCGGCGCGCGCGGGCGCTGGCAGGAAGCGGCCTCGATCATGGTCGGCCGCAGCACGCCCTACCTGTCGCAAAGCAACCAGCTGTGCGTGCCGCGGCTGCCGGCGATTCCGTTCTTCGAACGCGAACAATTCGCCTGGGCGCCCGAGCTGGAAAGCCGCACCCACGACATCCTGCGCGAGATGCGCCAGGCGCTGCGCGACGAACAGGCCGAGTTCACGCCCTACATCGAGTACCAGCCCGGCGACCCGGTCAACCAATGGCGCGAACTCAACCATTCGCGGCGCTGGAGCACCTACAAGCTGTGGAGCTACTCGCAGCCGGTCGATGCGCACCTGGCGCGCTGCCCGGCCACGCGCGCCGCGCTGGAGGCGGTGGACATGGCCGACATCGCCGACGTCTGCCCGAACGCGATGTTCTCCGCGCTGGCGCCGCACACCCACATCCCGCCGCACCACGGCGAGACCAACGCGCGCCTGGTCGCGCACCTGCCGCTGATCGTGCCGGAGAAGTGCAGCTACCGGGTCGGCTTCGAGCGCCGCGAGTGGAAGGTCGGCGAGACCCTGATCTTCGACGATTCGATCGAACACGAAGCGCGCAACGACAGCGACGACCTGCGCGTGGTGCTGATCTTCGACGTGTGGAACCCGCTGTTGTCGCTGGCCGAGCGGGCGATGGTGGACGCGATGATGGCCGCGCATCGCGAGTTCCTGGCCGGCGCGCAGCGTTGA